The Lacipirellula parvula genome window below encodes:
- a CDS encoding ATP-binding cassette domain-containing protein, with protein sequence MTAFASLPATSGAYSQGPQVPKTIKVSQLNHYFGEGELRKQALHQNNLEVRRGEIVIMTGPSGSGKTTLLTLIGTLRTVQEGSLKVLGNELNGASRDEIVNLRREMGFIFQAHNLFESLTAFQNVNMAAELLDMDRKLAQERIDYLLNRLGLGHRIHYKPKSLSGGQKQRVAIARGLVHSPKLVLADEPTAALDEHSGREVVTLFQELARDEGCTIIMVTHDNRILDVADRIVNMVDGYIRSDVAVHETSVICAFLRQFPLFSDLTTSTLTDIADKMMVQEAAPGDVIIRQGDPGELFYLIRSGKVDVLIDDAGESRKVAELDEGQYFGEAALLRDEPRNATIVARSKSVFYTLGKADFKDVIARSKTFVDELRNVLASRT encoded by the coding sequence ATGACTGCTTTTGCTTCACTACCGGCCACCAGCGGCGCTTACTCGCAGGGACCGCAAGTCCCAAAGACTATTAAGGTCTCGCAGCTGAATCACTATTTCGGCGAAGGCGAACTACGCAAGCAGGCGCTCCACCAAAACAATCTCGAAGTCCGTCGCGGCGAGATCGTCATCATGACGGGCCCCTCCGGCTCGGGCAAAACGACGCTGCTGACGCTCATCGGCACGCTCCGCACCGTGCAGGAAGGAAGTCTGAAGGTCCTCGGCAACGAACTCAATGGCGCCTCGCGCGACGAGATCGTCAATCTCCGCCGTGAGATGGGATTCATCTTTCAGGCCCACAACTTGTTCGAATCACTCACCGCGTTTCAGAACGTGAACATGGCGGCTGAGCTGCTCGACATGGATCGCAAGCTTGCCCAGGAGCGGATCGACTACCTGCTCAATCGCCTCGGCCTCGGCCACCGCATTCACTACAAACCGAAGTCGCTCTCCGGCGGCCAGAAGCAACGCGTCGCGATCGCCCGCGGCTTGGTCCACTCGCCGAAGCTGGTCCTCGCCGACGAACCGACCGCCGCACTCGACGAACACTCGGGGCGAGAAGTGGTGACGCTGTTTCAGGAGCTGGCTCGCGACGAAGGGTGCACCATCATCATGGTCACCCACGACAACCGCATTCTCGACGTCGCCGACCGCATCGTGAACATGGTCGACGGCTACATTCGCTCCGACGTCGCCGTCCACGAAACGTCGGTGATCTGCGCGTTCCTCCGCCAGTTCCCGCTCTTCTCCGACCTGACCACGAGCACGCTCACCGACATCGCCGACAAGATGATGGTCCAAGAAGCGGCGCCCGGCGACGTGATCATCCGCCAAGGCGATCCCGGCGAATTGTTTTATCTCATCCGCAGCGGCAAGGTCGACGTGCTGATCGACGACGCGGGCGAGTCACGAAAAGTGGCGGAACTCGACGAGGGCCAATACTTCGGCGAAGCCGCGTTGCTCCGCGACGAGCCGCGCAACGCGACGATCGTCGCACGCTCGAAATCGGTCTTCTACACGCTCGGAAAAGCCGACTTTAAGGATGTCATCGCCCGCAGCAAGACGTTCGTCGACGAACTCCGCAACGTGCTGGCAAGCCGGACTTAG
- a CDS encoding co-chaperone GroES yields the protein MATATKKKAKVTLQPLGDKVVVEREESQTKTAGGIVLPDSAKDKPSRGTIIAIGTGKLLDDGTRGSLQVKKGDRVLFTSYAPETITIDDEEFLLMSESDILAVIE from the coding sequence ATGGCAACCGCCACGAAGAAGAAGGCTAAGGTCACGCTGCAACCCCTCGGCGATAAGGTCGTCGTCGAGCGCGAAGAATCGCAGACCAAGACCGCCGGCGGCATCGTCCTGCCCGATTCGGCCAAGGACAAGCCGAGCCGCGGCACGATCATCGCCATCGGCACCGGCAAGCTTCTCGACGACGGCACCCGCGGCAGCCTGCAAGTGAAAAAGGGCGACCGCGTCCTCTTCACCAGCTACGCCCCCGAAACGATCACGATCGATGACGAAGAATTTTTGCTCATGAGCGAATCCGACATTCTTGCCGTGATCGAGTAG
- a CDS encoding DUF4272 domain-containing protein yields MELYSKQKAEVQRHWRIRYQEETERRGQPLPDGFVISEPDDGKLEPPNASRVFLRSCCLASVALRGLAATWDASDEQQFLPSLIDWVTKSQLSDAFEPEELQVISTPAGKLDQQRLVDACWRWEGAAVLAASLGRMTLPAHDQVVNTQECGEACGLFAERVELDEIENSISFDPRFGRTEFANQALAVHWRIRQFMQGRQQAIDFPAYARGVQWAEFNLRGIPLIDDDLAIGDKPISIAHPSDVETALSIARERHQAANWLIGWEPVYSEVETPT; encoded by the coding sequence ATGGAACTCTACAGTAAGCAGAAAGCGGAAGTGCAACGACATTGGCGAATACGGTATCAAGAAGAGACGGAGCGGCGCGGCCAACCGCTGCCCGATGGTTTTGTCATATCGGAACCGGATGACGGTAAGCTCGAACCGCCCAATGCGAGTCGCGTTTTTCTTCGTTCATGCTGTTTGGCTTCTGTAGCTTTGCGCGGCCTGGCAGCCACGTGGGACGCCTCGGATGAGCAGCAATTTTTGCCGTCGCTCATTGATTGGGTGACTAAGTCCCAGTTGTCGGATGCGTTCGAGCCAGAAGAACTTCAAGTCATCAGCACACCCGCAGGAAAGCTTGATCAACAGCGTTTAGTTGACGCGTGTTGGCGTTGGGAGGGGGCTGCAGTCCTCGCTGCATCGTTGGGTCGTATGACGTTGCCGGCTCACGATCAAGTAGTCAATACTCAAGAGTGCGGTGAGGCGTGCGGGCTATTTGCAGAGCGCGTCGAGCTAGATGAAATTGAAAATAGCATTTCGTTTGATCCGCGCTTTGGCAGAACGGAGTTTGCCAACCAAGCTCTGGCGGTTCATTGGCGAATACGCCAATTTATGCAGGGAAGACAACAAGCGATCGACTTCCCTGCATATGCTCGGGGAGTTCAGTGGGCGGAGTTCAATCTGCGGGGAATTCCACTAATCGACGACGACCTGGCGATCGGCGATAAGCCGATTAGCATCGCTCACCCGTCTGATGTAGAAACTGCGTTGAGCATCGCCCGCGAGCGCCACCAGGCCGCGAACTGGTTGATTGGATGGGAGCCTGTCTATTCTGAAGTAGAAACTCCTACGTGA
- the groL gene encoding chaperonin GroEL (60 kDa chaperone family; promotes refolding of misfolded polypeptides especially under stressful conditions; forms two stacked rings of heptamers to form a barrel-shaped 14mer; ends can be capped by GroES; misfolded proteins enter the barrel where they are refolded when GroES binds) yields MAKMIAFDQEARDAMRRGVQKLARAVKVTLGPKGRNVILQKSFGSPTVTKDGVSVAKEIELEDAYENMGAQMVKEVASKTSDVAGDGTTTATVLAEAIFNEGLRAVVAGVNPVQMKQGIEKAVADITAELKKMSIKIKSSQEMAQVGTVASNGDTEIGKMLAEAMEKVGKDGVITVDEGKSLATEVEWVEGMQFDRGYLSPYFVSNPTSMTCELDDAYVLVHEKKISSVKDLVPVLEAVVNAGKPLLIVAEDIDGEALATLVINKLRGTFNVVAVKAPGFGDRRKAMLEDIAVLTGGQAIFDDLGIKLDSIGLAELGRAKKVIVDKDNTTIIEGAGKSGDIKGRIDQIRREIENTTSDYDREKLEERLAKLAGGVAKVNVGAATESEMKEKKARVEDALHATRAAVEEGILPGGGVALLRASSKVKPAELSQDQETGYKIVVRACRAPLTAIANNAGQDGGIVCEKVIAAKNNEGYNAATDVYEDLVKAGVIDPTKVTRTALQNASSVATLLLTSDALIAEAPKKGGKATASAPGMDDMY; encoded by the coding sequence ATGGCCAAAATGATTGCCTTCGACCAGGAAGCGCGCGACGCAATGCGTCGCGGCGTCCAGAAACTCGCCCGCGCCGTCAAGGTCACCCTCGGTCCCAAGGGCCGCAATGTGATCCTGCAAAAGTCCTTCGGCTCGCCCACCGTTACCAAGGACGGCGTCAGCGTCGCTAAGGAAATTGAACTGGAAGACGCCTACGAAAACATGGGCGCCCAGATGGTCAAGGAAGTCGCCAGCAAGACGAGCGACGTCGCGGGCGACGGCACCACCACCGCCACCGTCCTCGCCGAAGCGATCTTCAACGAAGGCCTCCGCGCCGTCGTCGCCGGCGTCAACCCGGTCCAGATGAAGCAAGGCATCGAGAAAGCGGTTGCTGATATCACCGCCGAACTCAAGAAGATGTCGATCAAGATCAAGTCGTCGCAAGAGATGGCTCAGGTTGGCACCGTCGCCAGCAACGGCGACACCGAAATCGGCAAGATGCTCGCCGAAGCCATGGAGAAGGTAGGCAAGGACGGCGTCATCACCGTCGACGAAGGCAAGTCGCTCGCCACCGAAGTCGAGTGGGTCGAAGGCATGCAGTTCGACCGCGGCTACCTCAGCCCCTACTTCGTCTCGAACCCCACCAGCATGACCTGCGAACTGGACGACGCGTACGTCCTCGTTCACGAAAAGAAGATCTCGAGCGTCAAGGACCTCGTCCCGGTCCTCGAAGCCGTCGTCAACGCAGGCAAGCCGCTCCTGATCGTCGCTGAAGACATCGACGGCGAAGCCCTCGCCACGCTGGTCATCAACAAGCTCCGCGGCACGTTCAACGTCGTCGCCGTGAAGGCCCCCGGCTTCGGCGATCGTCGTAAGGCGATGCTCGAAGACATCGCCGTCCTCACCGGCGGCCAGGCGATCTTCGACGACCTCGGCATCAAGCTCGACTCGATCGGCCTTGCCGAACTCGGTCGCGCGAAGAAGGTGATCGTCGACAAGGACAACACGACGATCATCGAAGGCGCCGGCAAGAGCGGCGACATCAAGGGTCGCATCGACCAGATCCGTCGCGAGATCGAAAACACCACCAGCGACTACGATCGTGAGAAGCTCGAAGAGCGTCTCGCGAAGCTCGCCGGCGGCGTGGCCAAGGTCAACGTCGGCGCCGCGACCGAAAGTGAAATGAAGGAGAAGAAGGCCCGCGTCGAAGACGCCCTTCACGCCACCCGCGCGGCGGTCGAAGAAGGCATCCTCCCCGGCGGCGGCGTCGCTCTCCTGCGTGCCAGCAGCAAGGTGAAGCCGGCCGAGCTAAGCCAGGACCAAGAGACGGGCTACAAGATCGTCGTCCGCGCGTGCCGCGCTCCGCTCACCGCGATCGCCAACAACGCCGGCCAAGACGGCGGCATCGTCTGCGAAAAGGTGATCGCTGCGAAGAACAACGAAGGCTACAACGCCGCGACCGACGTCTACGAAGACCTGGTCAAGGCGGGCGTCATCGACCCGACGAAGGTGACCCGCACCGCGCTGCAAAACGCCTCGAGCGTCGCCACGCTGCTGCTCACCTCGGACGCCCTCATCGCCGAAGCCCCGAAAAAGGGCGGCAAGGCGACCGCGAGCGCCCCAGGCATGGATGACATGTATTAA
- a CDS encoding TolC family protein encodes MPLKSLATFGVALLAASLGCRCSSRCCIPATPHVACNFKETTGETLPPNLRELTPDCNVVECNLQTLPSPGETYELLTASDAQCRAATNATIANLVKLEEHWAGVIIECDSKIVAENVCLQRDLLELHAADERNKAAAAALEAFYQLAAIEARKHYLEQATQETTRTRDRLDKLREQGLPAEVDRDEIDARLTTLEDQRLQLDFARVQLNGQLQKLLGCPVSESTFFWPQADWEPNLTPLDADAELAAGLPNRFDLRGLELVLCNLEKSTIRVARGVLGVADATLGSVEPTDGIVHKLRCIKCNDHEVDVRCRQLSMLHTDTEQLATAEIKGAVYQIVMQQQRVALARSAVEARQKNVDALVARRDADDTPIFAISAARGRLYEAEGELVQQVASLKTAEVTLKKAQAALAAECGFEPKLCCEGCCNGHCMRCVAPTCKTCEQPCSCEKCRK; translated from the coding sequence ATGCCGCTGAAGTCACTCGCCACTTTCGGAGTTGCCCTGCTGGCCGCGTCGCTTGGTTGCCGCTGCTCGTCGCGGTGCTGCATTCCGGCGACGCCGCACGTGGCGTGCAATTTCAAAGAGACGACGGGCGAGACGCTGCCGCCGAACCTGCGCGAGCTGACGCCCGATTGCAACGTCGTTGAGTGCAATCTGCAAACGCTGCCGAGCCCCGGCGAAACTTACGAGTTGCTCACCGCCTCCGATGCGCAGTGCCGTGCAGCGACGAACGCGACGATCGCCAACCTAGTGAAGCTCGAAGAGCACTGGGCGGGCGTGATCATCGAGTGCGATTCGAAGATCGTGGCAGAGAACGTGTGCCTGCAACGCGACCTGCTGGAACTTCACGCCGCCGACGAGCGGAACAAGGCGGCGGCTGCGGCGCTCGAAGCGTTCTACCAACTTGCGGCGATCGAAGCCCGCAAGCACTATCTCGAACAAGCGACCCAAGAAACAACGCGGACCCGCGACCGGCTCGATAAGCTGCGCGAGCAAGGTCTGCCGGCGGAAGTCGATCGCGACGAAATCGACGCGCGGCTGACGACGCTGGAGGACCAGCGGTTGCAGCTCGACTTTGCGCGGGTGCAACTCAACGGCCAGCTGCAGAAGCTACTTGGCTGCCCGGTGTCGGAGTCGACCTTCTTCTGGCCGCAAGCCGATTGGGAACCGAACCTGACGCCGCTCGACGCCGATGCGGAGCTCGCGGCGGGCTTGCCGAATCGATTTGATTTGCGCGGGCTGGAGTTGGTGCTGTGCAACTTAGAAAAATCGACGATTCGCGTTGCTCGCGGCGTGCTCGGCGTGGCGGACGCGACGCTCGGTTCAGTGGAGCCAACCGACGGGATCGTTCACAAGCTGCGTTGCATCAAGTGCAACGACCACGAAGTCGACGTGCGGTGCCGGCAGCTCTCGATGCTGCACACTGATACGGAACAACTCGCGACGGCGGAGATTAAAGGCGCCGTCTACCAGATCGTGATGCAGCAGCAGCGCGTGGCGCTCGCTCGCAGTGCCGTCGAAGCGCGGCAGAAGAACGTCGACGCCCTCGTCGCCCGTCGCGACGCCGACGATACGCCGATCTTCGCGATTAGCGCCGCTCGCGGCCGGTTGTACGAGGCCGAAGGGGAGCTAGTGCAGCAGGTCGCCTCGCTAAAAACGGCAGAGGTGACGCTCAAGAAGGCCCAAGCGGCGCTGGCGGCGGAGTGCGGGTTTGAACCGAAGCTTTGCTGCGAAGGTTGTTGCAACGGGCACTGCATGCGTTGCGTGGCGCCGACTTGCAAGACGTGCGAACAGCCGTGCAGCTGCGAGAAGTGCCGAAAGTAG